One genomic segment of Falco peregrinus isolate bFalPer1 chromosome 7, bFalPer1.pri, whole genome shotgun sequence includes these proteins:
- the PM20D2 gene encoding xaa-Arg dipeptidase isoform X1, producing MRPQEPPQGGPAAALETLKQRACESVELNAARLGALSRDIWSRPELAYEEHQAHDAMTRFFSSAELPGAAWAVQPRYKLGTAFRAEWGTAAPRGPSPRPLRLAFLCEYDALPGIGHACGHNLIAEVGAGAALGLKAALESLPPPAPAAVQVTVLGTPAEEQGGGKIDLIKAGAFDGLDVVFMAHPSQENAAYLPDVAEHDVTVKYYGKASHAAAYPWEGVNALDAAVLAYNNLSVLRQQMKPTWRVHGVIKNGGVKPNIIPSYTELEFYLRAPSMKDLSVLTEKVENCFRSAALATGCKVEIKGGVNDYYNVLPNKSLQKVYKENGQKLGIEFVAEDCILNGLSGSTDFGNVTFVVPGIHPYFYIGSDALNHTEQYTEAAGSQNAQFYALRTAKALAMTALDVIFKPGLLEEVREDFRQVKLKEEGQINPAEPNKESGVGTGACD from the exons ATGAGGCCGCAGGAGCCGCCGCAgggcggccccgctgccgcgCTGGAGACGCTGAAGCAGCGGGCGTGCGAGAGCGTGGAGCTGAACGCGGCGCGGCTGGGCGCGCTGAGCCGCGATATTTGGAGCCGGCCCGAGCTGGCCTACGAGGAGCACCAGGCGCACGACGCCATGACCCGCTTCTTCTCCAGCGCGGAGCTGCCGGGCGCCGCCTGGGCCGTGCAGCCGCGCTACAAGCTGGGCACGGCCTTCCGCGCCGAGTGGGGCacggccgccccgcggggcccgAGCCCGCGCCCGCTCCGCCTCGCCTTCCTCTGCGAGTACGACGCTCTGCCCGGCATCGGCCACGCCTGCGGGCACAACCTCATCGCCGAGGTGGGCGCCGGCGCCGCGCTGGGGCTGAAGGCCGCCCTGGAGAGCCTGCCGCCGCCGGCGCCCGCCGCCGTCCAG GTCACGGTGCTGGGGACGCCCGCGGAGGAGCAAGGAGGAGGCAAAATAGACCTGATAAAGGCTGGAGCGTTTGATGGCCTGGATGTGGTGTTCATGGCGCACCCCTCGCAAGAAAACGCGGCTTACCTGCCCGATGTGGCCGAGCAcga TGTGACTGTGAAATACTATGGAAAAGCTTCTCATGCTGCTGCTTATCCTTGGGAAGGAGTTAATGCATTAGATGCTGCTGTTCTTGCATACAACAATCTGTCTGTTTTAAGACAGCAAATGAAACCGACCTGGAGAGTTCATG gtGTAATAAAAAATGGTGGTGTGAAACCTAACATCATTCCATCTTACACTGAACTAGAGTTCTACTTGCGTGCTCCTTCAATGAAAGATCTTTCTGTGCTGACAGAGAAGGTTGAGAACTGCTTCAGATCTGCAGCACTGGCCACAGGATGCAAA GTGGAAATAAAAGGTGGTGTAAATGATTACTACAATGTGCTTCCAAATAAGAGCCTGCAGAAAGTTTACAAGGAGAATGGACAGAAGCTTGGAATAGAATTTGTAGCAGAAGACTGTATCTTGAATGGTTTGTCAG GTTCTACAGACTTCGGAAACGTTACATTTGTAGTCCCTGGGATTCACCCTTACTTTTATATTGGCTCTGATGCATTGAATCATACCGAGCAGTACACAGAAGCTGCAG ggtCACAGAATGCTCAGTTCTACGCTTTGCGCACAGCAAAAGCTTTGGCAATGACAGCACTGGATGTCATTTTCAAGCCAGGTCTGCTAGAAGAAGTCAGGGAAGACTTTAGACAGGTGAAGCTAAAAGAAGAGGGGCAAATAAATCCAGCAGAACCTAACAAAGAATCTGGTGTTGGCACAGGAGCATGTGACTAA
- the PM20D2 gene encoding xaa-Arg dipeptidase isoform X2 has translation MRPQEPPQGGPAAALETLKQRACESVELNAARLGALSRDIWSRPELAYEEHQAHDAMTRFFSSAELPGAAWAVQPRYKLGTAFRAEWGTAAPRGPSPRPLRLAFLCEYDALPGIGHACGHNLIAEVGAGAALGLKAALESLPPPAPAAVQVTVLGTPAEEQGGGKIDLIKAGAFDGLDVVFMAHPSQENAAYLPDVAEHDVTVKYYGKASHAAAYPWEGVNALDAAVLAYNNLSVLRQQMKPTWRVHGVIKNGGVKPNIIPSYTELEFYLRAPSMKDLSVLTEKVENCFRSAALATGCKVEIKGGVNDYYNVLPNKSLQKVYKENGQKLGIEFVAEDCILNGLSGNSMLLILVHEFSRLVFQRGAIQVGVHFCLDCVSNCGTFLVSQHYSNRNVNS, from the exons ATGAGGCCGCAGGAGCCGCCGCAgggcggccccgctgccgcgCTGGAGACGCTGAAGCAGCGGGCGTGCGAGAGCGTGGAGCTGAACGCGGCGCGGCTGGGCGCGCTGAGCCGCGATATTTGGAGCCGGCCCGAGCTGGCCTACGAGGAGCACCAGGCGCACGACGCCATGACCCGCTTCTTCTCCAGCGCGGAGCTGCCGGGCGCCGCCTGGGCCGTGCAGCCGCGCTACAAGCTGGGCACGGCCTTCCGCGCCGAGTGGGGCacggccgccccgcggggcccgAGCCCGCGCCCGCTCCGCCTCGCCTTCCTCTGCGAGTACGACGCTCTGCCCGGCATCGGCCACGCCTGCGGGCACAACCTCATCGCCGAGGTGGGCGCCGGCGCCGCGCTGGGGCTGAAGGCCGCCCTGGAGAGCCTGCCGCCGCCGGCGCCCGCCGCCGTCCAG GTCACGGTGCTGGGGACGCCCGCGGAGGAGCAAGGAGGAGGCAAAATAGACCTGATAAAGGCTGGAGCGTTTGATGGCCTGGATGTGGTGTTCATGGCGCACCCCTCGCAAGAAAACGCGGCTTACCTGCCCGATGTGGCCGAGCAcga TGTGACTGTGAAATACTATGGAAAAGCTTCTCATGCTGCTGCTTATCCTTGGGAAGGAGTTAATGCATTAGATGCTGCTGTTCTTGCATACAACAATCTGTCTGTTTTAAGACAGCAAATGAAACCGACCTGGAGAGTTCATG gtGTAATAAAAAATGGTGGTGTGAAACCTAACATCATTCCATCTTACACTGAACTAGAGTTCTACTTGCGTGCTCCTTCAATGAAAGATCTTTCTGTGCTGACAGAGAAGGTTGAGAACTGCTTCAGATCTGCAGCACTGGCCACAGGATGCAAA GTGGAAATAAAAGGTGGTGTAAATGATTACTACAATGTGCTTCCAAATAAGAGCCTGCAGAAAGTTTACAAGGAGAATGGACAGAAGCTTGGAATAGAATTTGTAGCAGAAGACTGTATCTTGAATGGTTTGTCAG GTAATTCTATGCTTCTAATTTTAGTTCATGAGTTTTCCAGATTAGTTTTCCAAAGGGGTGCCATTCAAGTAGGTGTTCACTTCTGTCTTGACTGTGTCTCAAACTGTGGCACTTTCTTGGTCTCTCAACACTATAGTAATAGGAATGTGAATTCTTGA